The Nicotiana tabacum cultivar K326 chromosome 14, ASM71507v2, whole genome shotgun sequence genome contains a region encoding:
- the LOC142169125 gene encoding protein BOBBER 1-like, translated as MAILSDYTEGDNQAQQLKPVENQQEKEDENQEQPHKELDTSSSSSSLASKEEENKKLKPNKFNGLDMENYTWGQTLQDVTINVFVPPGTKSRFLAVDIKNNFIKVGLKNQPPILEGELLEPVKADECFWSLEDQKQVTILMTKRNQSDWWKSLFKGSPEIDTQKAEPEPSRLSELDLETRSAVEKMMFDQKQKTMGKPTSDEIQNQDMVKKIMEENPEIAKHFANSPANANGKGGMPNVRMMPSGVMPGMR; from the exons ATGGCAATTCTTTCAGACTACACAGAAGGAGATAATCAAGCACAACAATTAAAGCCTGtagaaaaccaacaagaaaaagaagatgaaaatCAAGAACAACCCCACAAAGAATTAgacacttcttcttcttcttcttctttagcttcaaaagaagaagaaaacaagaaattaaagCCAAATAAATTTAATGGACTTGATATGGAAAATTATACATGGGGACAAACACTTCAAGATGTTACTATTAATGTTTTTGTACCACCTGGTACAAAATCAAGATTCTTAGCTGTGGATATCAAGAACAATTTCATCAAAGTTGGTCTCAAGAATCAACCGCCAATCCTTGAAG GTGAACTTCTGGAGCCTGTAAAAGCTGATGAATGTTTTTGGAGTTTAGAAGATCAGAAACAAGTGACAATTCTTATGACAAAAAGAAATCAATCTGATTGGTGGAAGAGTTTATTCAAAGGTAGCCCTGAAATTGACACACAAAAAGCTGAGCCTGAGCCAAGTAGGCTATCTGAATTGGATTTGGAGACAAGATCAGCAGTGGAAAAAATGATGTTTGATCAAAAACAAAAGACAATGGGTAAACCAACTAGTGATGAGATTCAAAATCAAGATATGGTTAAGAAAATTATGGAAGAAAATCCTGAGATTGCTAAGCATTTTGCTAATTCACCAGCTAATGCCAATGGTAAAGGAGGAATGCCCAATGTTAGGATGATGCCGAGTGGCGTTATGCCCGGGATGCGTTAA
- the LOC107769666 gene encoding protein BOBBER 1-like: protein MGLFSYYKEEAQEPLIKTIEKEQDNPSSFSSSAPKEEVKKKLLKPNKGNGLDMENYSWVQSLEEVTINIQLPRGESENYFTVTIENSNSLKVGRHLQPFIIDGQLFKEIKADKWSWCFSSKEEICFILPKKNKNWWKSLLKDGPEIDTHNFENKWRILTQRVLQPWKRCIFG, encoded by the coding sequence ATGGGACTTTTCTCATACTACAAAGAAGAAGCACAAGAACCACTCATAAAAACTATAGAGAAAGAACAAGAtaatccttcttctttttcttcttcagccCCAAAAGAAGAAGTAAAAAAGAAGTTGCTAAAACCAAACAAAGGCAATGGTCTTGACATGGAAAATTATTCATGGGTTCAATCACTTGAAGAAGTTACCATAAATATCCAATTACCACGTGGTGAAAGTGAAAACTATTTTACTGTAACAATTGAGAATAGTAATTCCCTCAAAGTTGGACGACATCTTCAACCATTTATAATAGATGGTCAACTTTTCAAGGAAATTAAAGCTGATAAATGGAGTTGGTGTTTTTCTAGTAAAGAAGAAATTTGCTTTATTCTTCCTAAGAAAAATAAGAATTGGTGGAAAAGTTTGTTGAAAGATGGTCcagaaattgacacacataatttTGAGAATAAATGGAGGATTTTGACACAAAGAGTATTGCAGCCGTGGAAAAGATGTATTTTTGGCTAG